One Mercurialis annua linkage group LG3, ddMerAnnu1.2, whole genome shotgun sequence DNA window includes the following coding sequences:
- the LOC126674467 gene encoding ethylene-responsive transcription factor ERF119, with protein sequence MTVLKNQLLNQTNPTKMTKTEQSKVRKIRVIYHDPYATDTDSSDDEESVQRSLKSKRFVREINLPFAVFPQSGCLEPESSCQDSNNSGKTLVKKRRVVSPKTLTSTPTTTTTVTTTTTKSTVKKPVGVRQRKWGKWAAEIRNPLTKVRTWLGTYNTLEEAAQAYELKKKEYDAMAMAISEKSQNVESSVAINNNGSLPVTITSSSDDTDSVLSHTSPSSVLELDTSAVSDMKNVDDFCDLVLKEDDCFNTDIAVGDLEIPDLSFMDEPLGSCPIDIDQDLNFGLEFGDLIDDFGQFCDDCCTLDDLEICGLDSNEPSALPDYDFEFGNEEFTYLDDHHLLQQQHQQHQLPLNIACL encoded by the coding sequence ATGACAGTCTTGAAAAATCAGCTTTTGAACCAAACTAATCCCACCAAAATGACCAAGACTGAGCAGTCTAAAGTCAGAAAAATTCGTGTCATTTACCATGATCCTTACGCTACTGATACTGATTCAAGTGATGATGAAGAGTCAGTCCAAAGATCTCTAAAGTCTAAACGATTTGTTAGAGAAATTAATCTTCCGTTTGCTGTTTTTCCTCAGTCTGGCTGTCTTGAGCCTGAGAGTTCTTGTCAAGACAGTAATAACAGCGGCAAAACCCTTGTCAAGAAAAGAAGGGTTGTGAGTCCTAAAACCCTAACTTCAACCCCTACAACCACCACCACcgtcaccaccaccaccaccaagtCAACTGTGAAGAAACCTGTTGGTGTTAGGCAGAGGAAATGGGGTAAATGGGCAGCTGAAATCCGAAACCCGTTGACCAAGGTCCGAACTTGGTTGGGTACTTATAATACTCTTGAGGAAGCTGCTCAGGCTTATGAGTTGAAGAAAAAAGAATATGATGCTATGGCCATGGCTATCTCTGAAAAGAGCCAAAATGTTGAGTCCTCTGTAGCCATAAACAACAATGGTAGTCTTCCTGTGACTATCACCTCATCATCTGATGATACCGATAGCGTTTTATCGCATACGTCGCCGTCTTCAGTTCTTGAGCTTGACACTTCAGCTGTTTCCGACATGAAAAATGTCGATGATTTTTGCGATTTGGTTCTTAAAGAAGATGACTGCTTTAACACTGATATTGCAGTCGGAGATCTTGAGATACCCGATTTGAGTTTCATGGATGAGCCTTTAGGGTCTTGTCCAATCGATATCGATCAAGATCTTAACTTCGGGCTGGAATTCGGAGACTTGATTGACGACTTCGGACAATTTTGTGATGACTGCTGCACCCTTGATGACCTTGAAATTTGCGGGCTGGATAGCAACGAGCCAAGTGCTCTTCCGGATTATGATTTTGAGTTCGGAAATGAAGAATTTACGTACTTAGATGATCACCATTTGCTTCAGCAACAACACCAGCAGCATCAGTTACCGCTCAATATCGCGTGCCTATAA